In a single window of the Aridibaculum aurantiacum genome:
- a CDS encoding M14 family metallopeptidase, with translation MIKGFFLSLAVLVVSSCFSQSLEYYLPKNVQYDPAIPTPKSVIFHEVGEWHVAHDRLVSYMQAVANASPRITFQVIGHTYEGRPQVVLTITSPENHARLEQVRQQHVQLTNPNESASLNIDQMPAVVWIGNSIHGNESSGSNAALLAAYYLAAARGPQVDELLRNTVILLDPSFNPDGLNRFASWVNTHKSNTAVTDPQAREYNEVWPGGRFNHYWFDLNRDWLPAQHVESQNRLKIFHDWKPNILTDHHEMGSNATFFFQPGVPSRVNPNTPMRNQELTAAIANFHARNLDSIGSFYFTKEGYDDFYYGKGSTYPDIQGSIGILFEQASSRGHAQETDNGLLTFPFTIRNQFVTMLSTLDAAKSLRKDLLNYQRNFFSDAMKEANSFASKGFVFGDAKDKSKTQKLVEMMLRHQIDVYELKQQVNAEGKTFAPGSSYFVPTAQPQFKLIKTMFEKTTEYKDSLFYDVTAWTLPLAFNLEYAGVASVGGLAGAKVTAASEPKGNIVGGLSNYSYAFNWEEYYAPRLLYALQKAGVKVRVASRPLQVATAAGVKQMTYGAIMIPVQQQGMTPQALYNLLLPEVQRSGVEVFNVSSGMSAGGIDLGSGSFLSLKQPQIMLFAGNGTTALDVGEIWHLLDQKFQIPVSIVEAERFNAINPGRYNVIIMPSGRYTTLDKTAQDKLRQWVTNGGTLIATEDATRFLSTNGFTKVIFRGETEKKDTVTNLPYHLQSDETRAKDMTGSIFEARMDLTHPLCYGYSRPTISVFKSNNLFMDQNNNPYDSPVMYTDNPLQSGYMFKGHRENMRNSAVINIDQLGKGKIISMVDNLNFRAFWYGTSKLFMNAIFFGENIRL, from the coding sequence ATGATCAAAGGCTTTTTCCTTTCATTGGCAGTACTTGTAGTAAGCAGCTGTTTTTCTCAATCATTAGAATATTACTTACCTAAAAATGTTCAGTATGATCCTGCTATTCCTACGCCTAAGTCAGTCATTTTTCACGAAGTAGGCGAGTGGCATGTTGCGCACGACAGGTTGGTGAGTTATATGCAGGCCGTAGCCAATGCATCGCCGCGCATCACTTTCCAGGTTATTGGGCATACATATGAAGGGCGGCCACAAGTGGTACTTACCATCACATCTCCTGAAAATCATGCGCGGTTAGAACAGGTAAGGCAGCAACATGTACAACTAACCAATCCAAATGAATCTGCCTCTTTAAATATAGACCAGATGCCTGCTGTGGTATGGATCGGCAACAGCATTCATGGAAATGAAAGCAGTGGCTCTAATGCCGCATTACTTGCTGCGTATTACCTGGCAGCGGCCCGTGGTCCACAGGTAGATGAACTACTTCGCAATACAGTTATCCTGCTCGATCCTTCTTTCAATCCTGATGGTTTGAATAGGTTTGCGTCGTGGGTGAACACGCATAAAAGCAATACTGCAGTTACCGACCCGCAGGCTCGTGAATACAATGAAGTATGGCCTGGCGGCAGGTTCAACCATTATTGGTTCGATCTTAACCGCGACTGGCTGCCTGCACAGCACGTAGAAAGCCAGAACAGGCTAAAGATTTTTCACGACTGGAAACCAAACATTCTTACCGACCACCATGAAATGGGCAGCAACGCCACCTTCTTCTTTCAGCCGGGTGTGCCTTCGCGTGTTAATCCCAATACACCAATGCGCAACCAGGAGCTGACTGCAGCTATTGCTAATTTTCATGCTCGCAATCTTGACAGTATTGGTTCTTTCTATTTTACCAAAGAAGGATATGATGATTTTTATTATGGTAAAGGATCTACTTACCCTGACATACAAGGTTCTATAGGAATACTCTTTGAACAAGCCAGCAGTCGCGGACATGCGCAGGAAACGGACAATGGCTTGCTAACTTTTCCATTCACCATCCGCAACCAGTTTGTAACCATGCTATCTACGCTGGATGCTGCAAAATCATTACGCAAGGACCTGCTGAATTACCAGCGCAACTTCTTTTCTGATGCAATGAAAGAAGCCAATTCTTTTGCCAGTAAGGGTTTTGTATTCGGGGATGCAAAAGACAAGAGCAAAACACAGAAGCTGGTGGAGATGATGCTCCGTCATCAAATAGATGTATACGAGCTAAAGCAGCAGGTGAATGCAGAAGGAAAAACATTTGCACCCGGTAGTTCATATTTTGTTCCTACGGCCCAGCCGCAGTTCAAACTCATCAAAACCATGTTTGAAAAAACGACAGAATACAAGGACAGCTTGTTTTATGATGTTACTGCATGGACACTGCCACTTGCATTCAACCTTGAGTATGCAGGTGTTGCTTCCGTAGGTGGCCTGGCAGGCGCAAAGGTAACTGCAGCATCAGAGCCTAAGGGTAATATTGTTGGCGGCCTTAGCAACTACTCTTATGCATTTAATTGGGAAGAATATTATGCGCCGCGGCTATTGTATGCGCTGCAAAAGGCTGGCGTAAAAGTGCGGGTAGCAAGCCGTCCGCTGCAGGTGGCCACGGCTGCCGGCGTAAAACAAATGACCTATGGCGCCATCATGATTCCTGTTCAGCAACAAGGAATGACACCGCAGGCACTTTACAACCTGCTGTTGCCTGAAGTACAGCGGAGCGGAGTAGAGGTTTTCAATGTTTCTTCAGGCATGTCGGCAGGCGGGATAGATCTTGGAAGCGGTAGCTTTCTTTCGCTAAAGCAGCCGCAGATCATGTTGTTTGCTGGTAATGGAACTACGGCTTTGGATGTTGGCGAGATCTGGCACCTGCTAGACCAGAAATTCCAGATCCCTGTTTCCATAGTGGAGGCTGAGCGTTTCAATGCGATAAATCCTGGCCGCTACAATGTCATCATTATGCCTTCCGGCCGCTATACTACGCTTGATAAAACAGCACAAGACAAGCTTCGCCAGTGGGTGACCAACGGCGGTACACTTATAGCCACCGAGGATGCTACCAGGTTTCTTAGCACCAACGGTTTTACCAAAGTGATCTTTAGAGGTGAAACAGAAAAGAAGGATACTGTTACCAATCTTCCTTACCACCTGCAGTCAGATGAAACAAGGGCAAAAGATATGACGGGTTCCATTTTTGAAGCGCGTATGGACCTGACACATCCATTATGTTATGGATACTCCAGGCCAACTATCAGCGTTTTCAAGTCCAACAACCTGTTCATGGACCAGAACAACAACCCATATGACTCCCCGGTGATGTATACAGATAATCCATTGCAAAGCGGGTATATGTTCAAAGGCCACAGGGAGAACATGCGCAACAGCGCTGTGATCAACATTGACCAGCTGGGCAAGGGAAAGATCATCTCTATGGTGGACAATTTAAATTTTAGAGCGTTTTGGTATGGCACCTCTAAATTGTTTATGAATGCTATCTTCTTTGGTGAAAACATCCGGCTCTAA
- a CDS encoding CBS domain-containing protein, with amino-acid sequence MKTVANILSRKGASVEIVSPSTSVIDALRLMADKNIGSVVVMSGEEFLGIMTERDYSRKVVLKGRSSDETTVADIMSSDFPSVSKNDTIADCMQLLSANNLRYLPVMEGERLAGIISINDVVTETILSQSETISYLQNYIQS; translated from the coding sequence GTGAAAACAGTTGCAAACATTCTTTCACGCAAAGGTGCCAGCGTAGAAATCGTTTCTCCCTCTACTTCCGTTATAGATGCATTACGGCTAATGGCTGACAAAAATATTGGCTCCGTTGTGGTGATGTCAGGAGAAGAATTTCTTGGAATAATGACAGAGCGCGATTATTCCCGAAAGGTTGTTTTAAAAGGCCGGTCGTCTGATGAGACCACTGTTGCAGATATTATGTCTTCAGACTTTCCATCAGTTTCAAAAAATGATACAATAGCGGATTGTATGCAATTGCTTTCAGCAAATAACCTGCGTTACCTGCCCGTGATGGAAGGAGAAAGACTGGCAGGTATTATTTCTATCAATGATGTAGTTACTGAAACGATCTTAAGCCAAAGCGAAACGATATCTTACCTGCAGAACTATATTCAATCGTAA
- the holA gene encoding DNA polymerase III subunit delta, whose translation MSAEKILQEWKIKAYKPVYWLEGDEPYYIDQLVHYAEHNILSESEAGFNLTVFYGRDADWAAIVNACRRYPMFAERQVVLLKEAQHMKDLEKLEGYVSNPLSSTILIIAYKDKRLDGRTKFAGTIKKKGELFQSKKLYENQLPDWVKQMVQGKGYSLTPGALQLLIDHIGNDLSRLANEVDKVCINLGSKKTIDEESIERYVGISKDFNAFELQAAIAKKDMAKAIRIIQYFEANPKAAPIQMILPAMYGYFSKVYSIFGLEDTSENGVKSALFPNNFYAARDALSAAKLYGNAGVEKIILLMHQYNLRSIGVHDAGTEDADLLKEMVVKMMN comes from the coding sequence ATGTCAGCAGAGAAAATACTCCAGGAGTGGAAAATAAAGGCTTACAAGCCTGTGTATTGGTTAGAGGGAGATGAGCCTTATTACATTGATCAGTTGGTTCATTATGCGGAGCATAACATTTTATCGGAAAGTGAAGCAGGCTTTAATCTTACTGTTTTCTATGGTCGGGATGCAGACTGGGCTGCGATTGTAAATGCTTGCCGTCGGTATCCGATGTTTGCAGAAAGGCAGGTGGTATTGCTAAAGGAAGCACAGCACATGAAAGACCTGGAAAAGCTGGAAGGTTATGTTTCCAATCCTTTAAGTTCTACCATACTTATCATTGCTTACAAGGATAAAAGACTAGATGGACGCACCAAGTTTGCAGGAACTATAAAAAAGAAAGGCGAACTATTCCAGTCGAAAAAACTTTACGAAAACCAATTGCCTGACTGGGTAAAGCAGATGGTTCAAGGTAAAGGATACTCGCTCACCCCGGGAGCACTACAGCTTTTGATTGATCATATTGGTAACGACCTGAGCCGGCTGGCCAACGAGGTAGATAAAGTATGCATCAATCTTGGTTCTAAGAAAACCATAGATGAAGAATCTATTGAGCGTTATGTAGGCATAAGCAAAGACTTCAATGCTTTTGAACTGCAGGCTGCCATTGCCAAAAAAGACATGGCAAAAGCTATCCGCATCATTCAATATTTTGAAGCAAATCCAAAGGCGGCGCCAATCCAGATGATCCTTCCTGCTATGTATGGTTACTTTAGCAAAGTGTACTCCATTTTTGGGTTGGAAGACACCAGCGAGAATGGCGTGAAATCAGCCTTGTTTCCTAATAATTTTTATGCTGCACGAGATGCTTTATCAGCAGCTAAACTGTATGGAAATGCTGGTGTAGAAAAGATCATTTTGCTAATGCACCAATACAACCTGCGAAGCATAGGTGTGCATGATGCGGGTACCGAAGATGCTGACCTGCTAAAAGAAATGGTAGTTAAAATGATGAACTGA
- a CDS encoding META domain-containing protein, whose protein sequence is MKPFLLALGISAAFVHCGPPKLTHTGQPTATTRYNSGASPTIPAKVGAVDTITVTGSEYLQVSGRNENGMYPDLEGRWEMIAMPGTNFKNTNNIIKDAASVKGEVGKPYTGAVIGDAMKGSSEVKRETVNDGTNTTTTVYLVNKQSSETRITPPQGSSFHTPEAPSLNLFGSNETFSGFTGCNKIAGRYTLKSNNGITFRHSAPSTRMACIGDYDEKAFLQSLQRVNKYKSTGTELQLLDGEEVLFVFSRK, encoded by the coding sequence ATGAAACCTTTTTTACTAGCATTGGGTATTTCTGCTGCGTTTGTTCATTGTGGTCCACCCAAGCTTACACATACCGGTCAGCCAACTGCTACTACTCGTTATAATTCTGGTGCTTCTCCTACCATTCCAGCTAAAGTTGGTGCTGTTGATACTATTACCGTTACAGGATCAGAATACCTGCAGGTGTCAGGTAGAAATGAGAATGGTATGTATCCTGACCTGGAAGGCAGATGGGAAATGATTGCTATGCCTGGAACCAATTTCAAGAATACCAACAACATCATTAAAGATGCTGCATCTGTGAAAGGTGAAGTTGGAAAGCCATATACCGGTGCTGTTATAGGCGATGCTATGAAGGGAAGTTCAGAAGTGAAAAGAGAGACAGTTAACGATGGTACCAATACAACTACAACTGTGTACCTTGTAAACAAGCAATCTTCTGAAACAAGGATAACGCCGCCACAGGGAAGCAGTTTTCATACACCAGAGGCACCAAGTCTTAACTTGTTTGGATCGAACGAAACGTTCTCTGGTTTTACTGGTTGCAATAAGATAGCGGGGCGCTACACTTTGAAATCAAATAATGGAATAACCTTCCGTCATTCAGCGCCATCTACACGTATGGCTTGTATAGGTGACTATGATGAAAAAGCTTTTCTTCAATCATTGCAGAGGGTGAATAAGTATAAATCTACAGGAACTGAATTACAATTATTGGATGGAGAAGAAGTGCTTTTCGTCTTTAGCAGGAAGTAA
- a CDS encoding HD domain-containing protein, translated as MSYKLNRSTFGDPANNGNTLTREEANALLDEWVLNERLKLHMKQVAHLMKQWAKEKEQLNDEGQWQWEMAGLLHDADWDQWPDQHCKKIIEELEERKVDPSIIHAIASHGPAHFGVEPETAMDKLLYAFDELSGLVHAYSLMRPNGYEGMDLKGVKKRLKDKAFAANVSRDDIADAAARAGLSVDDLVNFVIQHQPHVVA; from the coding sequence ATGAGCTATAAATTAAACAGGAGCACATTTGGCGACCCGGCAAACAATGGTAATACACTAACAAGAGAAGAAGCAAACGCCCTACTGGACGAATGGGTACTGAATGAAAGGCTAAAGCTGCACATGAAACAGGTAGCACACCTGATGAAACAATGGGCAAAAGAAAAAGAACAATTAAATGATGAAGGCCAGTGGCAATGGGAAATGGCAGGCTTACTACACGATGCTGACTGGGACCAGTGGCCAGACCAGCATTGTAAGAAGATCATTGAAGAGCTGGAAGAACGAAAAGTTGATCCATCTATTATTCATGCAATTGCCTCGCATGGCCCGGCTCATTTTGGAGTAGAACCTGAAACGGCCATGGATAAATTGCTTTATGCTTTTGATGAACTAAGTGGGCTGGTACATGCATACTCGCTTATGCGACCAAATGGATACGAAGGAATGGATCTGAAAGGCGTAAAAAAACGATTGAAGGATAAGGCATTTGCTGCCAATGTATCAAGAGATGATATAGCTGACGCTGCTGCCAGGGCAGGCCTGAGCGTAGATGACCTGGTAAACTTTGTTATACAACATCAGCCACATGTAGTTGCTTAA
- a CDS encoding sterol desaturase family protein, translated as MGIIRRIFDYKGTPILVTGFALLFWADCSYQMRKRKQPRLVRAVNNAIVAIPAFTLLRFMFLPAMVYLAKQNEKKNWGIIHWFNAPPLVKQAIAFLIMDYTNYLWHVLNHKIPLLWRFHLVHHSDPDLDLSTAIRFHFGEMIGSLFYRGAFVLLSGASPSNVLYYEIVFEGATQFHHTNMKLPYRLEKIMSNVIVTPRMHGIHHSQVRHETDSNYSVIFSWWDRLHKTIRLNVLQDKIVTGVPAYSHIEELTVGFLWKLPFMKIREWKQDVGEENRTVGEIHQLAQ; from the coding sequence ATGGGTATCATACGCAGGATATTCGATTATAAAGGAACACCCATTTTGGTAACTGGTTTTGCTTTACTGTTTTGGGCAGATTGTTCATATCAAATGCGCAAGCGAAAACAGCCCCGGCTTGTTCGTGCAGTAAACAATGCAATTGTTGCTATCCCTGCATTCACTTTATTGCGCTTCATGTTTTTGCCTGCTATGGTTTATTTAGCCAAACAAAATGAAAAGAAAAATTGGGGTATTATTCATTGGTTCAATGCGCCGCCTTTGGTGAAACAGGCGATTGCTTTTCTGATCATGGATTACACCAATTATCTGTGGCATGTGCTCAATCATAAGATACCGCTGCTGTGGCGCTTTCACCTGGTGCATCACAGCGACCCGGATCTTGATCTGTCCACAGCCATCCGCTTTCACTTTGGTGAAATGATCGGCTCTCTTTTTTATCGCGGTGCATTTGTATTATTAAGTGGTGCTTCTCCAAGTAATGTATTGTATTATGAAATCGTTTTCGAAGGTGCTACACAATTTCATCATACCAATATGAAGCTGCCTTACCGGTTGGAAAAGATCATGAGCAATGTCATTGTTACGCCGCGTATGCATGGCATTCATCACTCGCAGGTACGACATGAAACAGATAGCAATTACTCTGTGATCTTCTCGTGGTGGGACAGGTTGCACAAAACAATAAGACTGAATGTATTGCAGGATAAAATAGTAACAGGAGTGCCTGCATATAGTCATATAGAGGAACTTACTGTAGGCTTTTTATGGAAGCTTCCGTTTATGAAAATAAGAGAATGGAAGCAAGATGTAGGAGAGGAAAATCGCACAGTAGGAGAAATACATCAGCTGGCGCAGTGA
- a CDS encoding ribonuclease H-like domain-containing protein encodes MINIQDINNLLFVDIETVPQECEHCDLPADRRQLFFDKISKNVPENFDEAEVYKQKAGILAEFGKVICISTGYLYTDPSGKTCMKLKSICNDDEKILLTTFIELVDKFCKSKPRFQFAGHNIREFDIPFLCRRMIIHQIPLPKYLQIHGAKPWEVQMVDTLQWWKFGDYKNYTSLHLLANVLGVPSSKNGIDGSMVQHVYYKEKDLPRIVEYCQRDVVVVARIVQRFHNLPILQDEDVTVVN; translated from the coding sequence GTGATAAACATCCAGGATATAAACAATTTATTATTTGTTGATATAGAAACTGTTCCGCAGGAGTGTGAGCATTGTGATCTGCCTGCAGACAGGCGTCAACTTTTTTTCGACAAGATTTCAAAGAATGTGCCAGAAAATTTTGACGAAGCAGAAGTATATAAACAAAAGGCAGGAATATTGGCTGAGTTCGGTAAGGTGATCTGTATATCTACCGGTTATTTATATACTGATCCATCGGGCAAAACTTGCATGAAGCTAAAAAGCATTTGTAACGATGATGAGAAGATTTTACTAACAACCTTCATTGAACTGGTGGATAAGTTCTGCAAGTCCAAGCCACGCTTCCAGTTTGCAGGGCACAACATCAGGGAATTTGATATTCCATTCTTATGCAGGCGTATGATCATTCACCAGATACCCTTGCCAAAATACTTACAGATACATGGCGCAAAACCATGGGAGGTGCAAATGGTGGATACGCTGCAGTGGTGGAAATTTGGCGACTATAAAAACTATACATCATTGCACTTGCTGGCTAATGTACTGGGTGTGCCCAGTAGTAAAAATGGCATAGACGGAAGCATGGTGCAGCATGTTTATTACAAGGAAAAAGATTTACCACGCATAGTAGAATATTGCCAGCGCGATGTAGTGGTAGTAGCACGCATTGTACAGCGTTTTCACAACCTCCCTATACTGCAGGATGAAGATGTAACGGTAGTAAACTAG